TTTAGAGCAGGATGAcaccaagagaagaagaatatAGAACCAATGCTACTGTACCATATACAACAATTACTATACCACTGTGCCATACACAACAAATATAGTACTACTGTACCATACACAACACTATCTAACTGACTACTGTACCTTATACTCAACATTATATTACTATACTATAATAAATATCCAAAAGTCAAATCAATACACGAGTCATGTACtacttcaagatgttgGTGATCATGTCGGCAGCATCCACACTATCACCTTCTTTAATTAACACTTCACCAATCTTACCAGAAACTGGAGCACTGATAACCATCTCCATTTTCATGGCACTCAACACGGCAACTGGGTCACCcttcttgacttcttgACCAGTCTTGCATCTGATTTCCACCACAACACCAGCCATTGGTGCACCCACATCGTTTGGTTGAGAGGCCTTTGGTCTGGTTTTGGTTTCAACAGAAGCCGTCTTGTCTTCGATGGTCACGGATCTCATTTCACCGTtcaattcaaagaacacTTCCCTGGTACCACTTTGTTGACtgatttctccaactgccaacaacttgatgatcaaAGTCTTaccttgttcaatttcaacttcaatagATTCACCAATGACACATGGCTTTAAAAAGTATCTGGTAGGGAGTACAGACAAGTCACCAAACTTCTCGAGTTGTTTCTTGAAGGCTTCAAACACTTTAGGGTACATAATGTAGGAAGCAATATCACTTTCGGTGATGTTGGCACCATACTTGGATGacaattcttctttaaCCTTGGCAAAGTCAATAGGCTTTAAGTACAAACCTGGTCTTCcgtccaacttgattcttttGCTACCCAATACATTGGATCTCAAAGGCTCTGGGAATCCTCCGTAAGGGGTACCCATAAGACCTTCCATGAAATCCAACACTGAATCTGGGAAGTCCAACTCACCGGCCAACTTGGTgacatcttcttcggttAAGTTGTTAGAAACCATGAATTGTGCCAAATCCCCAACCACTTTGGAAGTGGGGGTAACCTTGACAATATCTCCCAATAAGTGGTTTGCCACCTTGTAAGCTTCTTTGGTCTGCAACCATCTAGCACCAAGACCCAATTGACTGGCTTGgaaaatcaagttggtcaattgaCCACCAGGAATTTCATGTTGATACACTTCTGGATCAGGTCCCTTTAAGTCGGCTTCGAAACAAGCGTATAATAATCTCATTTGAGACCAGTAGTGATCTAATTGGGTCACCATTGATGTTTGTAATCCACTTTCAATGTCCCCTTCAAACGAAGCCAAAATGGCGTTTATAGAAGGTTGGGAAGTCATACCAGACatggagttggaacaagcatcaacaacatcgGCACCAGCCTTGGCACATGCCACCATGGAAGCCACACCAGTACCAGCAGAATCGTGAGTGTGAACATGAATTGGCAAGTGTGGGTACTTGTTTCTGATGGCACTAATCAAAAGAGTGGCAGcctttggtttcaaagtACCGGCCATATCTTTAATACCCAAAATGTGAGTTCCCATCTCCACAATCTTGTCAACCATATCAACATAGTATTCCAAGTTGTACTTCTTACCTATTTGCAACATATCACCACTGTAACAAACAGTGGCTTCAATAACACCTCCAGCTTTCCTGACAGCGTCGATACCGACTTTCAATTGGTCCAAATCGTTCAAAGCGTCAAATACTCTGAAAATATCAACTCCATTTTCCTTGGCCTCCTTGACAAATTGATCAATAGCATTATCTGGTAAAGAGCTGTAAGCTACACCATTGGCTCCTCTTAATAACATTTGGAAGGGGATGTTGGGCACCAACTTTCTCAACTTCCTCAATCTTTGCCATGGGTCTTCGTATAAGAATCTCATGGCCACATCGAAAGTGGCACCACCCCAACATTCCAAGGCAAAGGCACCACTCAAAGCATGTGCAGTGGTTGGAGCaatgttcaacaaatcaatgGTTCTAACTCTGGTAGCCAACAAAGACTGGTGGGCATCTCTCCAGGTAGTATCCATGATCAAGGTTCCGTCAAAGTTTCTAACCTTCTTGCTGAAGCCTTCGGGACcctctttcaacaacacatCTCTCCATCCCTTTGGAGGAACCACCTGGTTGTGCAAGTCGATGACAACACCCGTAGATGGATCGGTTAAATCGGGAATCAAGGCCTCCGTGTCCAACTTAGGCAAGCCCACTTGACCAGCAATAGAAGAACCGTTCACAGTCAAATCACCCAAGTAGTTCAATAACTTGGTGGCTCTGTTTTGAGAAGTGATCATCTGGAACAACGAAGGAGTATCGTCGATAAACGTAGTCCAACAGTCACCTTTGATAAACACCTCGTTGGTCAACAACGCCAACAAGAAAGGAATGTTGGTTTTAACACCTCTGATTCTGAATTCAATCAAAGCTCTCaacatctttcttctggaaaTCTCAAAAGTTGAACCAGAACAAGAACATTTCACCAACATCGAATCATAATGAGGAGAGATGATGGATCCGGCAAAACCATTACCACCGTCCAACCTCACTCCGTTACCACCAGCAGATCTGTACACCTCGATTTTTCCGGTATCAGGTTGGAAATTCTTCGTGGGATCTTCGGTAGTGATTCTACACTGAATAGCAAACCCTCTGGTAGTGATTTTGTCCTGTAACAAACCCAATTGCAGCAAAGACGCACCGGCCGCTATCTGGATCTGGGCCGCTACAAGATCGACCCCGGTGATTTCTTCGGTGATGGTGTGTTCAACCTGAATTCTGGGGTTaatttcaatgaaataGTGTCTGTTCTGTTCATCTACCAAGAATTCGGCCGTACCAGCGTTTCTGTAGTTGACggacttggccaacttgacggCATCGGTCAAAATGGCGTCTCTAACTTCACGAGGCAAGTTCTTGGCCGGAGCaatttccaccaccttTTGGTGTCTTCTTTGCACCGAGCAatctctttcaaaaagatgGATCACATTACCATAGTTGTCACCCAACAATTGCACCTCGATATGCTTGGGCTTGTCCAAGAACCGTTCGATAAAACAGGTACCGTTTCCAAAGGCAGTCTTGGCTTCACTGACGGCTCTGTTGAAAGCATCTTCCACACTGTCACCTTCTCTGACCACTCTCATACctctaccaccacctccaaacGCCGCCTTGATGATGACGGGATACCCgtacttttcaacaaacttggtGGCATCTTCAACCGACTCAATGGGCCCAGGGGTTCCGGGAACCACAGGCACGTCGTTCTTGATGGCCAAGGTACGGGCACTGACCTTATCTCCGACCTCGTCAATTGTTTTCCACGAAGGTCCGATCCACACAATGCCGGCCTCCTCAACTTTTCTGGCAAACTCACTGTTCTCCGACAAAAAACCGTAACCAGGATGGATCATATTGACGTTGTGGAGCTTGGCGATGTTGAtaatttcatcaatttgcaAGTACGCTTGTACGGGGGAAAATTGGCCTGGTTTACCAATGGCGTACGACTCATCGGCCTTCAACCGATGCAAACTCAACTTGTCAGCAGGGGAGTAAATGGCAACGGTTTGCAAACTCAATTCGTGGGCGGTTCTAAAGATACGGATGGGGATTTCACCTCTGTTGGCaaccaagatcttggacaacGAGGAGCCCATGACCGAGGAGTTTCTCCTCATCTGGTTGATCTTCTGTTCTTCCGAAACCGATGGCACTAAAGAACTCATATATCAGGGGGAGGTTGATGAGAAAAAAATGTAAAATCTGGAGAACTGAGGGCGGGAAAAGGGATGAATTTATATGTGCGTCTGAAAACTCCGAAGCTTTGAGCGAAAAAACAAAGTCCACCCCATCCCCGATGAAGTTGTAGGCAAAATTGGTATGGATATGAAGCTGAAGTTCGGTCCAATCTCGCTGTTTCTATCCGAACCCCATAACTCTATAATTGCAGGGGCTATATCCATATGGATCTCAAGGTCCGCACTCGCCAGGTGCAGATGATTCAATCAGTCTTGCATaaatgaaaattttcacgGATAACCTCAAGGTCGAACCTGAGTCACCGCCAAATTACCGAGGAACCGCCCCAGGCTGTCTGCCGCATGGCGCTAGTGACCCAAGTGTTTGAGTAGACCTGGGACCGTTACAAGACGTTATTCGGACCATTGAATCGCCGATGACCCCCATCTCTCCATTCACCCATCTAGTGGCTTCGGGGACATGGAACACACCTCTGACTCAGGCCTTTTGAATTCCGGGGGTTAGAACTATAAAAGGGCCTGAGGTTCCCACACTCCCAATTTGCCGGTAACGGCACTTTTTTTTAAGTAGG
Above is a window of Yamadazyma tenuis chromosome 1, complete sequence DNA encoding:
- the PYC1 gene encoding pyruvate carboxylase (EggNog:ENOG503NW8J; COG:C); translated protein: MSSLVPSVSEEQKINQMRRNSSVMGSSLSKILVANRGEIPIRIFRTAHELSLQTVAIYSPADKLSLHRLKADESYAIGKPGQFSPVQAYLQIDEIINIAKLHNVNMIHPGYGFLSENSEFARKVEEAGIVWIGPSWKTIDEVGDKVSARTLAIKNDVPVVPGTPGPIESVEDATKFVEKYGYPVIIKAAFGGGGRGMRVVREGDSVEDAFNRAVSEAKTAFGNGTCFIERFLDKPKHIEVQLLGDNYGNVIHLFERDCSVQRRHQKVVEIAPAKNLPREVRDAILTDAVKLAKSVNYRNAGTAEFLVDEQNRHYFIEINPRIQVEHTITEEITGVDLVAAQIQIAAGASLSQLGLLQDKITTRGFAIQCRITTEDPTKNFQPDTGKIEVYRSAGGNGVRLDGGNGFAGSIISPHYDSMLVKCSCSGSTFEISRRKMLRALIEFRIRGVKTNIPFLLALLTNEVFIKGDCWTTFIDDTPSLFQMITSQNRATKLLNYLGDLTVNGSSIAGQVGLPKLDTEALIPDLTDPSTGVVIDLHNQVVPPKGWRDVLLKEGPEGFSKKVRNFDGTLIMDTTWRDAHQSLLATRVRTIDLLNIAPTTAHALSGAFALECWGGATFDVAMRFLYEDPWQRLRKLRKLVPNIPFQMLLRGANGVAYSSLPDNAIDQFVKEAKENGVDIFRVFDALNDLDQLKVGIDAVRKAGGVIEATVCYSGDMLQIGKKYNLEYYVDMVDKIVEMGTHILGIKDMAGTLKPKAATLLISAIRNKYPHLPIHVHTHDSAGTGVASMVACAKAGADVVDACSNSMSGMTSQPSINAILASFEGDIESGLQTSMVTQLDHYWSQMRLLYACFEADLKGPDPEVYQHEIPGGQLTNLIFQASQLGLGARWLQTKEAYKVANHLLGDIVKVTPTSKVVGDLAQFMVSNNLTEEDVTKLAGELDFPDSVLDFMEGLMGTPYGGFPEPLRSNVLGSKRIKLDGRPGLYLKPIDFAKVKEELSSKYGANITESDIASYIMYPKVFEAFKKQLEKFGDLSVLPTRYFLKPCVIGESIEVEIEQGKTLIIKLLAVGEISQQSGTREVFFELNGEMRSVTIEDKTASVETKTRPKASQPNDVGAPMAGVVVEIRCKTGQEVKKGDPVAVLSAMKMEMVISAPVSGKIGEVLIKEGDSVDAADMITNILK